In Blautia wexlerae DSM 19850, a single window of DNA contains:
- a CDS encoding RNA-guided endonuclease InsQ/TnpB family protein, producing MLLSKKTSIKVSREYANLIGHMCYAASKLWNVCNYERQHYKETGIEQHPDWYYQKKAHKEDLWYKQLPSQTAQEVCKLLDKAWKSFYALKRSGGIETPRPPRFKQESIPITYMQMGIVHERDTGRVRLSLPKALKKYMEETYQIHENFLYLENKIFRGMDQIKQLRIYPPEKGNCKIIVVYEVSGQEELPQNGHELSIDLGLHNLMTCYDSGNGKTFILGRKYLALERYFHKEIARVQAQWYGQQSGKGVKYLATSKHIRKLYKRKHDSVTDYLHKVTRYLAEYCREQGITCVVAGDIRNIRREKDLGHRTNQKFHSLPYNRIYIMLEYKLKRYGIRFIKQEESYTSQCSPLSPKVGKRYAEPSKRKERGLYRDGNRTYNADAVGAYNILRKYHSVSGVKKELSVTGLKTPEIIKVAV from the coding sequence TCAGCATTACAAAGAAACTGGGATAGAGCAGCATCCGGACTGGTATTATCAGAAAAAAGCCCATAAAGAGGATCTGTGGTATAAACAGCTCCCGTCCCAGACGGCCCAGGAAGTCTGCAAGCTGCTGGACAAGGCATGGAAGTCTTTTTATGCCCTGAAAAGATCCGGGGGGATCGAGACTCCCAGACCGCCGCGGTTTAAGCAGGAAAGTATCCCCATTACCTATATGCAGATGGGGATCGTGCATGAGCGGGATACGGGCAGAGTCCGCCTGTCCCTTCCAAAGGCATTAAAAAAATATATGGAAGAAACGTATCAGATCCATGAAAACTTTCTTTACCTTGAAAATAAGATTTTCAGGGGCATGGATCAGATCAAACAGCTGCGGATCTATCCGCCGGAGAAGGGAAACTGTAAAATTATTGTTGTTTATGAGGTTTCTGGCCAGGAAGAACTTCCACAGAACGGACATGAACTGTCCATTGATCTGGGACTCCATAATCTTATGACGTGTTATGATTCCGGGAACGGTAAGACGTTTATCTTGGGCAGGAAGTACCTTGCACTGGAAAGATATTTCCATAAAGAGATCGCAAGGGTGCAGGCCCAGTGGTATGGGCAGCAGTCCGGAAAGGGAGTAAAGTATCTGGCTACATCAAAACATATCAGGAAGTTATATAAGAGAAAACATGATTCAGTAACGGATTATCTGCACAAGGTCACAAGGTATCTTGCAGAATACTGCCGGGAACAGGGGATCACCTGTGTCGTTGCAGGGGATATCCGGAATATCCGGAGAGAAAAAGACCTGGGACACAGGACAAACCAGAAGTTCCACAGCCTGCCGTATAACAGGATCTACATCATGCTGGAATATAAGCTGAAAAGATATGGGATCCGTTTTATAAAACAGGAAGAAAGTTATACCAGCCAGTGCAGTCCGCTGTCACCGAAAGTGGGGAAAAGATATGCAGAGCCGTCCAAACGGAAAGAGAGAGGGTTGTACAGAGATGGAAACAGAACCTATAACGCAGATGCCGTAGGCGCATATAATATCCTGAGAAAATATCACTCCGTATCCGGAGTAAAAAAAGAACTGTCCGTAACCGGACTGAAAACACCGGAAATAATAAAAGTAGCTGTATAG
- a CDS encoding trimeric intracellular cation channel family protein, which translates to MDYQSIVTFVMEMAGSVAFAASGAMVGVERNMDIFGVSVLGVATAVGGGMIRDIVLGIIPPAVFTNPVYALVSVLASCIVFFIFYFKRELLQGHRRETYDKIMLAMDSVGLGIFTVVGVNTGIRQGYMDNVFLLVFLGTITGVGGGLLRDMMASVPPYIFVKHIYACASIIGAVVCVYMNRFVGNVQAMVVSSIVVVLIRYLAAHYRWNLPRLSPHE; encoded by the coding sequence ATGGATTATCAGTCAATTGTAACATTTGTTATGGAAATGGCCGGTTCAGTGGCGTTTGCTGCTTCCGGAGCGATGGTGGGCGTTGAACGGAATATGGATATTTTCGGCGTGAGCGTTCTGGGAGTTGCAACAGCAGTAGGCGGAGGAATGATCAGGGATATTGTTCTGGGGATCATCCCTCCGGCTGTATTTACCAATCCTGTATATGCACTGGTGTCAGTGCTTGCTTCCTGCATTGTTTTCTTTATTTTTTATTTCAAGAGAGAATTGCTTCAGGGGCACAGGCGTGAGACCTACGATAAAATCATGCTGGCAATGGACTCTGTCGGGCTTGGGATTTTTACAGTAGTAGGAGTAAATACAGGAATCCGCCAGGGATATATGGACAATGTGTTCCTGCTTGTATTTCTTGGAACCATTACGGGAGTAGGCGGCGGTCTGCTTAGAGATATGATGGCGAGTGTACCGCCGTATATTTTTGTAAAACATATCTATGCCTGTGCCTCCATCATTGGTGCAGTTGTATGCGTATATATGAATCGATTTGTGGGAAATGTACAGGCTATGGTAGTATCATCAATTGTAGTGGTGCTGATCCGATATCTGGCAGCACATTACCGCTGGAATCTGCCCAGGCTGTCACCACATGAATAG
- a CDS encoding flavin reductase family protein, whose product MRKKLNITEGIFPMPVLMVATYNEDGSINVMNAAWGTMQERDTVALNLTETHKTVQNIKARGAFTVSIADAAHVTEADYFGVESGNREPDKFARSRLTATKSETVDAPIINNFPPRTKRQSDKLSLTALNITCLILYGILPIHVVTAWADSSGNVLPDIGSAPLQLMILP is encoded by the coding sequence ATGAGAAAAAAATTAAATATTACAGAAGGCATTTTTCCTATGCCTGTATTGATGGTTGCAACCTATAATGAAGACGGAAGCATCAATGTAATGAACGCTGCCTGGGGTACGATGCAGGAACGTGACACAGTTGCATTGAACCTTACCGAGACCCATAAAACCGTACAGAATATCAAAGCACGCGGTGCATTTACCGTCAGCATCGCGGATGCCGCACATGTAACAGAAGCTGACTATTTCGGTGTAGAATCCGGTAATCGCGAGCCTGATAAATTTGCCCGCAGCCGTCTGACCGCCACAAAATCTGAAACTGTAGATGCTCCGATTATCAATAATTTTCCTCCTCGAACGAAAAGACAGTCAGACAAACTCAGCCTGACTGCGCTAAATATTACCTGTCTGATTTTATACGGTATCCTTCCTATTCATGTGGTGACAGCCTGGGCAGATTCCAGCGGTAATGTGCTGCCAGATATCGGATCAGCACCACTACAATTGATGATACTACCATAG
- a CDS encoding sensor histidine kinase, with protein MEYIILLIFSFFTEAVILWQYAASLFSPSHSGKKRLTLLSVLYVLLFFLSLLGQTWLNIISFFVINTVFLYIMFNLKLLLALFHSAILTAIMGISELAVLGMISRFFPHFLLEASVGLVFYTVFSKITFFAVVYLLSWLFKGNKAAQEPYGHSEILLMFIPLSSILMMFTLLSIGETTAYAPPVDFLVTICAVFLLLVNLLVFGINQYNAKRSQEYADLQLLLQKESDSVEYYEMMLAQNENQSILIHDIKKHLQSIRLLNEKNDSDKINDYIQQLMESSDLKETTKLCDHEMLNSILCRYQRHCNDKHIIFHTDIRSGTVQHIYPRDLTSLFCNLLENAVESAENIPDSFIELTVQKKENSPFLIIILINSCQNTPVYNPEGLPISHKSDNGRHGFGIKSIKKVVKQYHGNLQMYYDNDSGTFHTILTLKQ; from the coding sequence ATGGAATATATTATTTTACTTATTTTTAGTTTTTTTACAGAAGCGGTTATCTTATGGCAGTACGCCGCCAGCCTTTTTTCCCCTTCTCATAGCGGTAAAAAGAGACTGACTCTATTAAGTGTTCTTTATGTACTGTTGTTTTTTCTTTCCCTGCTTGGGCAAACATGGCTGAATATTATCAGTTTTTTTGTGATAAACACTGTTTTCCTCTATATAATGTTTAACCTCAAGTTATTATTGGCACTCTTCCATTCCGCTATACTTACAGCGATTATGGGAATATCTGAACTTGCAGTTTTGGGGATGATATCAAGATTCTTTCCCCATTTTCTCTTAGAAGCAAGTGTCGGACTTGTTTTTTATACCGTATTTAGCAAAATTACCTTTTTTGCAGTCGTTTACTTGTTAAGTTGGCTCTTCAAGGGGAACAAAGCAGCTCAAGAACCGTACGGTCACTCCGAAATTCTCTTGATGTTCATCCCGCTTTCCTCTATTCTTATGATGTTTACTCTTCTTTCTATTGGTGAAACAACCGCATATGCCCCACCGGTTGATTTTCTAGTAACAATCTGTGCCGTTTTTCTGTTGCTGGTCAACCTACTTGTATTTGGAATCAACCAATATAACGCAAAAAGATCACAGGAATATGCCGATTTGCAGTTACTGCTCCAGAAAGAATCCGATTCTGTTGAATACTATGAAATGATGCTTGCACAAAACGAGAACCAGAGCATTTTGATCCACGATATAAAGAAACATCTTCAATCAATCAGATTACTGAACGAAAAAAATGATTCCGATAAAATAAATGACTATATACAACAACTCATGGAATCTTCCGACTTAAAGGAAACCACAAAACTCTGTGATCATGAAATGCTAAACTCCATTCTGTGCCGCTATCAGCGCCACTGCAATGATAAGCACATTATTTTTCACACTGACATCAGAAGCGGCACGGTACAACATATATATCCGCGCGATTTGACTTCTTTATTCTGTAACTTATTGGAGAATGCAGTGGAATCAGCAGAGAATATTCCAGACTCTTTTATTGAGCTCACCGTACAAAAGAAAGAAAATTCACCCTTTCTTATTATCATACTCATCAACTCCTGCCAAAATACCCCTGTATATAATCCAGAGGGACTTCCTATATCCCATAAATCAGACAATGGCAGACATGGATTCGGAATCAAAAGCATTAAAAAAGTCGTAAAACAGTACCATGGAAATTTGCAAATGTATTATGATAATGATTCCGGTACCTTCCATACAATCCTAACCTTAAAGCAGTAA
- a CDS encoding LytR/AlgR family response regulator transcription factor, producing the protein MRILICDDDTLIIEQLKKYIESYFESNHLKCPELVSFTSGEALLTDKGEKDIVFLDIEMPGMNGIYVGNELKKANRNVIVFVVTSYSEYLDEAMRFHVFRYLSKPLDKQRFFRNLKDALAYYNSITLKIPVETKQAVYSFPASQIIAIEAQGRKVIVHTARQDFDSIHNMNYWLEKLPQNSFFQTHRSFIVNFEHIVDFDHSTVHLSNPQITAYLTRRKYSSFRNAYLLYLESMR; encoded by the coding sequence ATGCGTATTTTAATTTGTGATGATGACACTCTGATCATTGAACAATTGAAGAAGTATATCGAATCCTACTTTGAGTCCAACCATTTAAAATGTCCTGAATTAGTTTCTTTTACCAGTGGTGAAGCTTTGTTAACTGACAAAGGTGAAAAGGATATTGTTTTTCTGGATATCGAAATGCCTGGCATGAATGGAATCTATGTTGGGAATGAATTAAAAAAAGCAAATAGAAATGTGATCGTTTTTGTTGTCACCTCTTATTCTGAATATTTGGATGAAGCAATGCGTTTTCATGTATTCCGTTACCTTTCCAAACCTCTAGATAAGCAGCGTTTTTTCCGAAATCTGAAGGATGCCTTAGCTTATTACAATTCCATTACACTCAAAATTCCTGTGGAAACAAAACAGGCGGTATATTCGTTTCCTGCTTCGCAGATTATTGCCATAGAAGCTCAGGGGCGAAAAGTAATTGTACATACTGCCCGTCAGGACTTTGACTCTATTCATAATATGAATTACTGGTTGGAAAAGCTTCCCCAAAACAGTTTTTTTCAGACACACCGGAGCTTTATTGTTAACTTCGAACATATTGTGGACTTTGATCACTCCACCGTACATTTATCAAATCCTCAGATTACCGCTTACCTGACACGCAGGAAATACAGTTCCTTCAGAAATGCATATCTACTATATCTGGAAAGCATGAGGTGA
- a CDS encoding helix-turn-helix domain-containing protein has protein sequence MGNRIKIRKKELRIKQAELAERLNISNNHMSSIENGRQKPSLDIFIQICNLLNVTPDYLLLGSMHAYNIPQDIIDKLRLCNQSDIELAGDFIELLVKRNNKATHNEPKL, from the coding sequence ATGGGAAACCGCATCAAAATACGCAAAAAAGAATTACGGATAAAACAGGCAGAACTTGCCGAAAGATTAAATATATCCAATAACCATATGTCATCAATCGAAAACGGAAGGCAAAAACCAAGTCTGGATATTTTCATTCAGATTTGTAATTTACTCAATGTTACACCTGACTACCTTCTGCTCGGCAGTATGCACGCTTATAATATTCCACAGGATATTATTGATAAACTACGGTTATGTAATCAATCCGACATAGAGCTTGCCGGAGACTTTATCGAACTGCTTGTAAAACGAAATAACAAAGCAACACATAATGAACCAAAATTGTAA
- a CDS encoding cyclic lactone autoinducer peptide: MKKEVTKSVAKGMKAALDVVLRTEANTASCLIMYQPKAPKELMNYRRNK, translated from the coding sequence ATGAAGAAAGAGGTAACTAAATCGGTTGCAAAAGGAATGAAAGCAGCATTAGATGTTGTGTTACGGACAGAAGCTAACACAGCTTCTTGTCTTATCATGTATCAGCCTAAGGCACCGAAAGAATTAATGAACTACAGGAGAAACAAGTAA
- a CDS encoding accessory gene regulator ArgB-like protein, whose protein sequence is MEKCTDTVVNWMIRCNAINEADKELYKYALYSFFLLVSPLILAGVIGFGLGSVKHGVALIFPFVVLRKFSGGYHAKNLHTCILGSGFLLFLCIMLSMHVQCDLKLAIATVIASVSLITFSPIDSENRRLDTNEKRTYKKTTVFFVILFGLLDIALFLLGKYIYTICFSVGILLTAGLQVPCIVKKMCKSTKNRL, encoded by the coding sequence ATGGAAAAATGTACAGATACAGTAGTAAATTGGATGATCCGGTGTAATGCGATAAACGAGGCGGATAAGGAACTTTACAAGTATGCATTATATAGTTTTTTTCTATTGGTATCACCACTTATCCTTGCAGGAGTTATTGGCTTTGGCTTGGGAAGCGTAAAACACGGAGTTGCTCTTATTTTTCCGTTTGTGGTTCTGAGAAAATTTAGTGGTGGTTATCATGCAAAAAATTTGCACACTTGTATTCTTGGATCTGGTTTTCTATTGTTTCTGTGCATAATGTTATCAATGCATGTGCAATGTGATTTGAAGTTGGCAATAGCTACAGTTATTGCGTCTGTGAGCCTGATTACATTTAGTCCAATAGACAGTGAAAACAGAAGACTTGATACTAACGAGAAAAGGACATATAAAAAAACAACAGTGTTCTTCGTGATACTGTTTGGGCTGTTAGATATAGCTTTATTTTTGCTGGGAAAGTACATCTATACAATCTGTTTTTCTGTTGGGATATTACTGACAGCAGGCTTACAAGTACCTTGTATCGTAAAGAAAATGTGTAAATCGACCAAAAACAGACTGTAA
- a CDS encoding SH3 domain-containing protein, producing the protein MKYMRKNSFVVCLVISAILLTSSFAMPVLAAENTGIETNSVTRSVPGYYKCTGSDVNIRSGPGTQYTIVGTLNYGTKVYVYSISNGWAKISLGGIYRYVSADYLREL; encoded by the coding sequence ATGAAGTATATGAGAAAAAACTCATTTGTAGTGTGTTTGGTCATAAGTGCAATTCTTTTGACAAGTTCATTTGCAATGCCGGTGCTTGCTGCGGAAAATACAGGAATTGAAACAAACTCTGTCACGAGAAGCGTACCGGGATATTACAAGTGCACAGGGTCGGATGTAAATATCAGATCAGGCCCTGGAACACAATATACAATAGTAGGCACATTGAATTATGGCACAAAAGTATATGTATATTCTATCAGTAATGGGTGGGCCAAAATTTCTCTTGGCGGCATTTACCGTTATGTTAGTGCCGATTACCTTCGGGAGCTTTAA
- a CDS encoding ammonium transporter — MEFSAVNTIWVLVGAALVFFMQAGFAMVETGFTRAKNAGNIIMKNLMDFCIGTPVFWLVGFGLMFGAGNGFIGKIGGIATEAHYGSGMLPDGVPFWAFLIFQTVFCATSATIVSGAMAERTKFLSYCIYSLMISLVVYPVSGHWIWGGGFISQMGFHDFAGSCAVHMVGGVAALIGAIILGPRIGKYTKDGKSKAIPGHNLTVGALGVFILWFCWFGFNGASTVSMEGDAIVSAGKIFVTTNLSAAVATVTVMIITWVRYKKPDVSMSLNGSLAGLVAITAGCDTVSPTSAAIIGIASGFIVVFGIEFIDKVLKIDDPVGAVGVHGLNGAFGTLAVGLFSDGSGTDWKGLLTGGGFHGFGVQFTGMIITIAWVVVTMTIIFQVIKHTIGLRVSAEEEIAGLDSKEHGLASAYDGFAMAGVPTPMGTSIKAPVVTARPSAPAESVPELPKEGVHKLTKVVIITRQNKLDEFMQAMNEIGVTGITITNVLGCGVQKGAPSYYRGVEMEMNLLPKVKIEIVVSLVPVQKVIETAKAVLHTGQIGDGKVFVYDIENVVKIRTGEEGYLALQDTK; from the coding sequence ATGGAATTTTCCGCAGTAAACACAATATGGGTGCTGGTCGGCGCCGCGCTGGTCTTCTTTATGCAGGCCGGATTCGCAATGGTAGAAACAGGCTTCACACGAGCCAAAAACGCAGGTAACATTATTATGAAAAACCTGATGGACTTCTGTATCGGAACCCCGGTCTTCTGGCTGGTCGGCTTCGGTCTGATGTTTGGTGCAGGTAATGGATTTATCGGAAAGATCGGTGGTATTGCCACAGAAGCACACTATGGTTCAGGAATGCTTCCTGACGGAGTTCCTTTCTGGGCATTCTTAATCTTCCAGACAGTATTCTGTGCAACATCCGCAACAATTGTTTCCGGTGCAATGGCAGAACGTACCAAGTTCCTTTCCTATTGCATCTACAGCCTTATGATCAGTCTTGTTGTATATCCGGTATCCGGACACTGGATCTGGGGCGGTGGATTTATCAGCCAGATGGGATTCCACGATTTCGCAGGTTCCTGTGCAGTACATATGGTAGGTGGTGTGGCAGCTCTGATCGGTGCCATCATCCTTGGACCTCGTATCGGTAAATATACAAAGGACGGCAAATCAAAGGCTATCCCGGGACACAACCTTACAGTTGGCGCTTTAGGTGTATTTATCCTCTGGTTCTGCTGGTTCGGATTTAACGGTGCTTCCACAGTAAGTATGGAAGGCGATGCAATCGTAAGTGCCGGTAAAATCTTCGTTACTACTAACCTTTCAGCAGCTGTTGCAACTGTAACTGTTATGATCATCACATGGGTACGTTACAAAAAACCGGATGTTTCCATGTCTCTGAACGGTTCTCTTGCAGGACTTGTAGCAATTACAGCAGGATGCGACACAGTTTCTCCTACATCCGCAGCAATCATCGGTATTGCTTCCGGTTTTATCGTAGTATTTGGTATTGAATTTATTGATAAGGTTCTGAAAATCGATGATCCTGTTGGTGCTGTCGGTGTTCATGGTTTAAACGGTGCTTTCGGTACCCTTGCAGTTGGTCTCTTCTCCGACGGTTCAGGCACAGACTGGAAAGGACTTCTTACAGGCGGCGGCTTCCACGGATTTGGTGTTCAGTTCACAGGTATGATCATCACAATCGCATGGGTTGTTGTTACTATGACAATTATCTTCCAGGTAATCAAACATACAATCGGACTTCGTGTTTCAGCTGAAGAAGAGATCGCAGGTCTTGACTCCAAAGAACATGGTCTTGCAAGTGCTTATGACGGTTTCGCAATGGCTGGTGTTCCGACTCCTATGGGAACTTCCATAAAAGCTCCTGTTGTCACAGCCAGACCTTCTGCTCCTGCTGAATCAGTTCCTGAACTTCCGAAAGAAGGCGTTCATAAGCTTACAAAAGTTGTTATCATCACCCGTCAGAATAAGCTTGATGAATTTATGCAGGCAATGAATGAGATCGGTGTTACAGGTATCACTATTACGAACGTTCTCGGATGCGGTGTACAGAAAGGTGCTCCATCCTACTATCGTGGTGTTGAGATGGAAATGAATCTTCTTCCTAAGGTCAAAATTGAGATTGTTGTAAGTCTCGTACCTGTACAGAAAGTTATCGAAACTGCCAAGGCAGTCCTCCATACCGGTCAGATTGGTGATGGTAAAGTATTTGTATATGACATTGAAAATGTCGTTAAGATCCGTACAGGCGAAGAAGGTTATCTCGCACTGCAGGATACAAAGTAA
- a CDS encoding glutamine synthetase III: protein MAQNIPELYGSLVFNDKVMRSKLPKDMYKALKKTIESGTHLELDVANSVAVAMKEWAIENGATHYTHWFQPMTNVTAEKHDSFISPTGDGQVIMDFSGKELVKGEPDASSFPSGGLRATFEARGYTAWDPTSPAFIKDGTLYIPTAFCSYSGEALDKKTPLLRSMQTLDKEATNLLHIIGNKDVKHVNTTVGPEQEYFLVDKELYKQRKDLVFCGRTLIGAPAPKGQEMEDHYFGALKPRVAAYMHDLDVELWKLGIPAKTKHNEVAPAQHELAPVFDTTNVAVDHNQLTMEVMKKVADKHGLVCLLHEKPFEGINGSGKHNNWSMITDTGVNILDPGKTPAENTQFLIFLTAVIKAVDEYADVLRISVASAGNDHRLGANEAPPAVVSVFLGDELTEVLKSIENDEYFAGSRAVQMDIGAKVLPHFVKDNTDRNRTSPFAFTGNKFEFRMLGSEASVANPNIILNTAVAECVHQFAEQLKDVPEDKMEDAIHELIKKTIIDHKRVIFNGNGYTDEWIEEAEKRGLFNLKSTPDALPQWIADKNIELFTKYHIFTKEEIESRYEIWLESYSKILNIESNTMVEMVQKDFLPSVFAYIDKVAATAVAKKSVVSDVSTASEGKLIKELSQLADEISTGLETLKADTAKALATEDPLANAKAYQTVVLSDMDELRKSVDAAETLIPDALLPYPTYDKLLFSV, encoded by the coding sequence ATGGCACAGAATATCCCTGAACTGTACGGCAGCCTGGTCTTCAACGACAAAGTAATGAGAAGTAAACTGCCAAAAGACATGTACAAAGCATTAAAGAAAACAATCGAGAGCGGTACACACCTTGAACTTGATGTTGCCAACTCCGTTGCTGTTGCAATGAAAGAATGGGCTATCGAGAACGGCGCCACTCATTATACTCACTGGTTCCAGCCAATGACAAACGTAACTGCAGAGAAACATGACAGTTTCATTTCTCCTACAGGAGATGGTCAGGTGATCATGGATTTCTCAGGTAAAGAACTTGTAAAAGGTGAGCCGGATGCTTCCAGTTTCCCGTCAGGCGGTCTTCGTGCCACATTCGAGGCAAGAGGATATACAGCATGGGATCCGACATCACCGGCATTCATCAAAGACGGAACTCTTTACATTCCTACAGCATTCTGCTCCTACAGCGGAGAAGCTCTTGATAAAAAGACTCCTCTCCTTCGTTCCATGCAGACACTTGATAAAGAAGCTACAAACCTTCTCCATATAATAGGAAATAAAGATGTCAAACACGTAAATACAACTGTAGGTCCTGAACAGGAATACTTCCTGGTAGACAAGGAATTATACAAACAGAGAAAAGACCTTGTATTCTGCGGACGCACACTGATCGGTGCTCCTGCTCCTAAGGGCCAGGAAATGGAAGATCATTACTTCGGTGCTCTGAAACCTCGTGTCGCAGCTTATATGCATGACCTGGATGTAGAGCTCTGGAAACTTGGTATTCCTGCCAAAACAAAACATAACGAAGTTGCTCCTGCACAGCACGAGCTGGCTCCTGTATTCGATACAACAAACGTTGCGGTTGACCACAACCAGTTAACAATGGAAGTAATGAAGAAAGTTGCCGACAAGCACGGACTTGTATGCCTTCTTCACGAGAAACCATTTGAGGGAATCAACGGAAGTGGTAAACACAACAACTGGTCTATGATTACAGATACCGGTGTAAATATCCTTGATCCGGGAAAAACACCTGCTGAAAATACACAGTTCCTGATTTTCCTGACAGCTGTTATCAAAGCAGTTGATGAATACGCAGATGTACTTCGTATTTCTGTAGCAAGTGCAGGAAATGATCACCGTCTTGGTGCAAACGAGGCTCCGCCTGCTGTTGTATCCGTATTCCTCGGTGATGAACTGACAGAAGTATTAAAATCTATCGAAAATGACGAATATTTTGCAGGAAGCCGCGCAGTCCAGATGGATATCGGTGCAAAAGTACTTCCACATTTCGTAAAAGACAATACAGACAGAAACCGTACTTCACCATTCGCATTTACAGGTAACAAATTCGAATTCCGTATGCTTGGTTCCGAAGCTTCTGTTGCAAACCCGAACATTATTTTAAACACTGCTGTTGCTGAGTGTGTTCACCAGTTTGCAGAACAGTTAAAGGATGTACCGGAAGACAAGATGGAGGATGCAATCCACGAACTGATCAAGAAGACAATTATTGATCATAAACGTGTTATCTTTAACGGAAACGGTTATACAGACGAATGGATCGAAGAAGCTGAGAAACGAGGTCTCTTTAACCTGAAATCTACACCAGATGCTCTTCCTCAGTGGATCGCAGATAAAAATATTGAACTCTTTACCAAATATCATATCTTCACAAAAGAAGAAATTGAATCCCGTTATGAGATCTGGCTGGAATCCTATTCCAAGATTCTTAACATTGAGTCCAATACTATGGTTGAAATGGTACAGAAGGATTTCCTTCCATCTGTATTCGCGTATATCGACAAAGTTGCAGCTACTGCTGTTGCTAAAAAATCAGTTGTTTCAGATGTCAGCACAGCTTCTGAAGGAAAACTGATCAAAGAGCTGTCACAGCTTGCTGATGAGATTTCCACAGGTCTTGAGACCTTAAAAGCAGATACTGCCAAAGCGCTTGCTACAGAAGATCCTCTGGCTAATGCAAAAGCATACCAGACAGTTGTTCTTTCTGATATGGATGAACTCAGAAAGTCTGTAGATGCAGCAGAAACTCTGATTCCGGATGCACTGCTTCCATATCCTACATATGACAAGCTTCTGTTTTCCGTTTAA